In the uncultured Methanobacterium sp. genome, one interval contains:
- a CDS encoding DUF1002 domain-containing protein: protein MKKLLLVLIILIAFLGSVYGASTSGFAITYGETTYNNPSYKSTVNTYFQSHSDKNLSTFNTKVVTASQVNQIAKNITGRTYNSNQIFSCALVDLSYSQGIKIIVDSSKINTVTSKMYANALKSTGITNGYVVVTSPVSATGESALTGVLESYEVAVGTSIPEEAKKAATEQLYTETQIANQTGQSTDKIAELFDQAQQEVQKQNLQDPTQIKTIVINVANSLNINLSDQQAQSIANTLANSQKAQSSLTDFKNQLQAVTQQASQSQGILNQIKNYLQSFVDYVMSFFG from the coding sequence ATGAAAAAGTTGTTGTTAGTTCTAATAATATTAATAGCATTTTTAGGTTCCGTATACGGTGCAAGTACCTCTGGTTTTGCAATAACCTATGGAGAGACAACCTACAATAACCCCTCCTACAAAAGTACGGTGAACACCTACTTCCAATCCCACAGTGATAAAAATTTGAGTACCTTCAATACCAAAGTGGTAACTGCCTCACAGGTGAATCAAATAGCCAAGAACATCACTGGACGGACTTACAACTCCAACCAGATTTTTTCCTGTGCACTGGTGGACCTGAGTTACAGCCAAGGCATTAAGATCATTGTGGATAGCAGCAAAATAAATACTGTGACCTCTAAAATGTATGCCAATGCCTTAAAATCCACAGGAATTACCAATGGTTATGTGGTGGTTACATCACCAGTCAGTGCTACTGGAGAATCGGCTCTTACTGGGGTTTTAGAGTCTTATGAAGTCGCAGTGGGAACTTCCATACCGGAAGAAGCAAAGAAAGCAGCCACTGAACAACTTTACACCGAAACCCAGATTGCCAACCAAACTGGTCAGAGTACGGATAAAATAGCTGAACTCTTTGACCAGGCCCAGCAAGAAGTTCAAAAACAGAATTTGCAGGACCCAACCCAGATAAAAACCATTGTAATCAACGTGGCTAACAGTTTGAACATAAATTTAAGTGACCAGCAGGCCCAAAGCATAGCTAATACCCTTGCTAATTCTCAAAAAGCCCAGAGTAGTCTTACTGATTTCAAGAATCAACTTCAAGCCGTTACTCAGCAAGCTTCCCAATCACAGGGTATACTGAATCAGATAAAGAATTATCTGCAGAGTTTCGTTGACTACGTAATGAGCTTCTTTGGATAA
- the twy1 gene encoding 4-demethylwyosine synthase TYW1, with the protein MPLSDQAMESLEKKGYRFVGSKRHAAAKVCHWTKKSIVDEGVCYKEKFYGIKSHRCLQMSPSIPFCHHKCLFCWRDISITNTTWEEDFDDPGEIIDECIEAQRKLLVGFFGNPRANSQKIAEAQNPTNAAISLAGEPLLYPSINQLLEEYTKRNFTTFLVSNGLSPDKLGSLDPEPTQLYLSLDAPNIETYKKLCDPQIKDGWEKLNHSLDLLSSFNCRTVIRMTSVAGYNMTHPEEYAKIIESSDPDFVEIKAYMYVGSSRDRLKFEDMPRSKDLRSFAQEIASLCGREIVNESSESRVVLLA; encoded by the coding sequence ATGCCATTATCAGATCAGGCTATGGAATCACTGGAAAAGAAGGGATATCGCTTTGTTGGTTCAAAAAGGCACGCAGCAGCTAAAGTGTGTCATTGGACGAAAAAAAGTATTGTGGATGAAGGTGTTTGCTATAAAGAAAAATTCTACGGTATAAAAAGCCATCGGTGTCTGCAGATGTCACCCAGCATACCATTCTGCCATCATAAATGTCTCTTCTGCTGGAGAGATATTTCCATCACCAACACCACCTGGGAGGAAGACTTCGATGATCCCGGGGAAATAATAGATGAATGTATAGAAGCCCAGCGTAAACTACTGGTGGGTTTTTTTGGTAATCCCCGTGCCAACAGTCAAAAAATAGCAGAAGCCCAAAATCCCACCAACGCCGCCATATCACTGGCAGGGGAACCCCTATTATATCCCTCAATCAACCAGCTCCTAGAAGAATATACAAAGAGGAACTTCACCACATTCCTGGTGAGTAATGGTCTCAGTCCAGATAAACTGGGAAGCCTGGATCCCGAACCAACTCAACTGTATCTATCCCTTGATGCACCCAACATTGAAACCTATAAAAAGCTCTGTGACCCCCAGATTAAAGATGGCTGGGAGAAATTAAACCATTCACTGGATCTTTTATCCAGTTTCAACTGTCGCACCGTGATCCGGATGACCAGTGTTGCCGGTTACAACATGACTCATCCTGAGGAGTATGCCAAGATCATCGAAAGTAGTGACCCTGATTTTGTGGAGATCAAGGCTTACATGTACGTGGGTAGCTCACGTGACCGTTTGAAATTCGAAGATATGCCTCGATCCAAGGATCTTCGGAGTTTTGCCCAGGAAATTGCCAGTTTATGCGGACGGGAAATTGTGAACGAATCCTCCGAAAGTAGAGTGGTACTTCTAGCTTGA